In Podospora pseudopauciseta strain CBS 411.78 chromosome 2 map unlocalized CBS411.78m_2, whole genome shotgun sequence, the genomic stretch CGGGGGGTATTAAGGAGCGGACGTATTGGAGTGTGAGGTTCGTTTCGAGGGACAGGCCCTCAGAGTTGAGGTAGTCTTCGAGGCTGGACCGGAGGAAGCTGCCATTGACGAGGAAGTCGAAGGGGACGGAGCCTGAATCGAGCATCAGGTCCGAGTTGAGAATACGAGAGAGGCCATAGCGGCGGATATCGGCGGGAACGAGGAGTTGTCTCTTCTCTTCTGGGAGCTGGAGATCGGCttcgttggtggtgaaggtcACCTTGACCTGGGCGCCGGGCGCATCGTTCATTGGCTCGTCCATTGTGGTTATCTGAGGGTGTGGATGGTTGAAGAGGGAATCAATTGGACCTGCTCTAAAGGTATTGGAGAAGGTCGGGTCAAAACAGAGGGCTAATAATGAAAGATGTCGAGTTATGGTCCTCTGGTGCAAAAATCAAGCTACTGTTGCAGGGATCGCATTCAGTCTCaagattttattttttttggtccCTGCAGCTCGAGTTCAGCGATTTGGAACCCCACGGCAGGCTTATCTTATCGCAAGCCTTATTTAGCGGGGCACCTTTTTGGGCCAGAACTCAATTAATTACAGGCCATCAGGACGCGTCTACCGCGTCTGCGCGTCTTGTTCTCGGCGACCCAGACACACCAGACAGTAACCTGAAAGTGCATCAGGAACAGCCCATCATGGTGAAGCTCGAAGATATTGCCGGTCTCGGTCTGCTACAGGCACCACCAAAGTAGGAGCAAGTCTCTCATCAATTCCAATGAAAAACATCACTAACTGGTGCGCCCTAGAACCGACTCCAAGAACACCGACCTGGAGAGAGCCCCTTCCAACTACAAGTCACTCAATACATTTGCGCTGCCCAGAGCCCGACAATACCAACAACAGTTTGCCGATATATACTTCCTACGCCTGACCAAGATCAAACCTGCTGTGGAACAGATCGCCCACGAAGCATGGGATGATACAGTGCTGGGAGGTGAAAATGCAAACAAGGTCGAGCGGGTTCTCGATGTGCGCCAGGGAGAGCTGTGCTGGGTGGCAGGGACGGTCTACATGGACATGCCCCTGAAGCCAAGTATTCTCGAGGACGTGTCCAAAGACGCAAGCCGCCCTCTGTCTCTGTGTGAGATTCATCTTGACTTCAGGCTAACATGATACTCAGCGCTGGATTTCAGCCCCGACCTCTGTCGGCCACTACTACTCGGAAGATGGCAAGGACCAAGTCATGCTCGAAGACGACTCCGGTCGCATCAGACTCGTTGGCGAACCCCTCAAGAACTACTTCTTGGTGACTGGCTGCATCATCGCCGTCATGGGCACGGAGAATGCCAACGGTGAATTCGAAGTGATTGATCTCAAGTTTGCCGAccttccaccacaaccaccacggTGGGCCCTGTCCGACAAGAAACCCAAATCTGAAGATGTCTCCATGGTTGATGTTGGTTCTCCCTCCAAAAAGATCGCCATCATATCAGGCCTTGAGTTCTCGGGATTTTCTACAGCCTACAGTGCCGAATTGAAAGTCCTGAGAGAATTCCTTGCTGCCCAAGCCCTCGACCCAGAGACACAATCCAACGAGCAATCCAAGATCTCTCGCCTGATAATAGCAGGCAACTCCATCGCCGAAGCCAGTTCCTCAGACCCTcactccaacaaccccaacaccaagacaCACGCCAAGAAATACGGCTACGACGCCTCCTCATACAATCCCGCCCCGTCGCAACTCCTCGACTCCTTCCTCAACGAGCTTCTCCCTAGCTTACCAATAACCCTGCTCCCTGGCGCCAACGACCCCGCCAACGTCTCTtatcctcaacaaccaatcCACTCTGCCATGTTCCCCGAGTCCAGGTACTATGGCCCAACACCTACCCATCCTGATCAGGCAGGGTGGCTAGACgcaacaaccaacccattCGAATCAGAAATTGAAGGCTGGCGCGTGCTGGGCACTTCTGGTCAGAATCTGGATGACATCTGCAAGTACATGGAGGACCCAGATCGCCTCGGCCTGATGGAGGCCATGTGCAGGTGGAGGTGTTCTGCCCCTACCGCCCCAGATACACTCTGGTCATATCCATTCCAGGATGACGAGCCATTCGTCATGAAGGAGTGCCCACACTTGTACTTTGTGGGTTCGCAGCCAAAGTTTGGCAGCAAGGTCATTGAGGGGCCAGACGGGCAGATGGTCAGGTTGGTTTTGGTGCCAAAGTTTAGTGAGACGAAAGAGGTGGTCTTGGTTGATACCGAGACGTTGGACGTAAGTTTGGTCAGACTTTCGACCGCATCGTGAGACTAGAGGaagatattttatattaGCGTTGTTAGCATAGCCGGAGGATGAGACTTGGGAATCTAAACATGGCAACCTCACCAGAATTTGAGGATGTCGATTCATCTTGTTCCTGGGGTCTAATCACGTCCCGTTCGTCCCAATCTCGTGACAAACACTCACGGGAAGTACCAAGTTAAATCAAGGCAATTTTCATTGTTATTATCAATTCTtgccatccccatcaacgTCTTGAGGTCTTGATATCCTCAAATCATGGTTGCCTAGCAACTGCCATGCCTTGACCATTCAGGGGGCCTGTTGAGCAACTGATAACCCACGAAGCAACCAAAGTGATGCATGAAGCTCCGTGACCGAACGCCCTGTTTTCCCGAACCGGATGCCTCGTTTGATAAAATCAACGCCCCATGTCCCATTTTTGATGCCTGATAATGTAGAAACAATGTGTCGAAACAAAACCTCAACGCGTAGAGATGATAAGCCGAAGCCtaaaaataataaacttaTGCCCATTAGCCCCCTTTCAGATCCGGAAGCACTTCCACCCGCCCCCGACCTTGTCAATGCTGATGACCAAGCTCTTCAGCCTTCTGGAAAGGGGAATATCCTTGATCTCGACccagtcctcctcctcctcctcctccaccacctcattatcatcatcatcatcatcatcatcatcatcatcatcatcactgtcgTTCTCTTCATCGCTGTCCGTGttgtcatcatcgtcatcctcctcatcactgtcctcctcttcatcactcTCCTCGTCACTATACTCCTCATCATtactatcctcctcctcctccttctcctccccctccttctcctcctcctccttctcctccctaaccttcttcctcaactcaACAACATCCTTCCGGGTCGGATCCAAATCATCATACCCATCCACATCAAACTTtttctccatcctcttcctctcctcttgtCTTAAtctctcggcctcctccaccgtcttccacaacccccccctcatccccaacTTGACCACATACTCAGGCATCTCACAAGCTTCCTcaatcaacctcctcagcctccccaaattctcctccgccctcctccccctctccaccctcgcctGTTTGATGATCTCATCattctcccacccctcccccaccaccccctcccgtctcagcctctccatctccctccccacccacctAAGATCAATCCCCATCTCTAGTGCCCACCGCCTGGGCCTGACCgcatcgtcctcctccccttcctcttcctcaccctcggtctcatcctcctcctccccgtcaatCAAATGACTGTTCACATTAACCCCCACTCTCAAAaaatccacctccacccccctcaacgcCCTCATAACCGGCGCGTTCCGTCCAAACAAACTCACCACACTCAGATgcctcccttccccctccctttcatACAAAGGACTAAGCCTCAAAACCaactccctcaacctcaaccccctcagtTTCTCGAGCGCACGCCTCAAAAGATTAGCATACTCCCCCCCCGTCCGGTTCCGCTCCATCTCAATCTCCACCTGTCTTACCAAGCCCCCGTAACGGGACCAGTCAATCCTGTTTCTCTGCCCGTctcttctgcttcttgccGCTCCACCTGTGCGGGCAGCGCTTGGGTCGCGGAGGAGATAGCTGAAGGTGTTCTCCCCGTAGAGGATTTGTATGCCCTGGGCAAAGCTTTGTTTGTTGACTAGGAGGATTCCGATTTCGATTGAGAACTCCCGTTCgggctcctcccccatcgccAGTACGGCGCgtcggggggtgggaggattGCGAGTGCGGGTGCGGCGGGGGGGGGCGCGGATGACTTCTTGGAAGAGGTCTTTGACggggatgggtttgggggagacgaggaggtggcggtaGATTTTGGTTAGGATTTCTAGGGGGAGCGTTTGGAGGTGCTTTGGTTTTTGCGGTTCGGAActcggggagggagagggttcAACCACCGGAGCAGGGGGACGAGGTTGGGGACGAGGCTGGGGACGACGGGGATGGGAATATCGCTCCCCCAGCAGGGCATGAATCTCCCACATCAAATCATCACCCGTATCTTCCTCTGGCTCGTTTCGGTTCTGATaccgggtggtggtggtgcgctGCCTTTTTGGGGcacgagggggaggggggggagaggggctGGTGAGGTCGATGATTTCAGAGCCCCTGTTGACACCAACGCCGGGGGGGCGGGCAACGATGGTATCACCATcagcaccatcaacaagGTCGATTCGCCGTTTGACAGCCATGCCGCTTCTCCTGACAGACCGAATCGACCGACTAGAccgccgaccaccaccaccaccaccaccctcttcgtCATCGCTAATAACAATAACGggcggcgacgacgaggacaaCGACGACTGCTCATTCCtgacccccatctccacagTCCGCTGCTGCTCAAAGATCCATCTGGCAAACTCTATGCTCTGGAGATTCGGCGCAGCAGCGGAGTGATCAGGGGGGTTGTTTCtaaagctgctgctgctgctggagccaACATTGCTGCCGCCCGTGATCCTAGCCCCAGccccggaggaggaggggggcatATTTCTCCCGCCCGgagtgttgttggtgcctCCCTGCCTGTGGGAGGCGATAAATCGAAACGACATGTCGGCTTGTGCTTGGGGGCTGAACTTGctgtgttgttgctgtgtcCTTCGGGGTGGGATCAATGTGTGTTGATATGAGAACCGCCAGATGTCATACGGCAAGCTGTGTGACCTCTCTTCTTGGTATCAATCCGATTGATATGATGCTGATAGCTTCGTGGTGAAGACCACTATGGTGTTTAGTCTGCCGGGAGAGATGACAGTGGGCTGGTGCCAGGCTCGTCAAATAGACTGGACCACTTCTCGACGCTGAGCTGCCCAGTAAGATCAGTAAAACTGCTACCAAACACTTGCACACATCCTACATACCTCTTCGTTgataataattataatcTCTTGTTAAGCCGTTGAGTATGTCTTGCTGCCAATATCAATTGCCCAGGATAACCCGTTGATGTCTCGCTAGTAGAAAAGCCTGCTGTGAAAAAAGACGGGGAAAAAAATGAATTGAGTCCAGAGAGAAAAAATCTCTGCTGAAGTGATAtgtgaagaagagcaagggaGCGAGTGAAAACCCGTAGATTAAAATGGGAGCTATCAGCTTGCTCCGCGAGACCCGCGCTGGGGTGAGTTTCGCCGTGTTGTGCAGACTTGAATCCTGACTAATGTGAATTCATGTCGCCGAGCCCCTTTTAATCAGGTTAAAGACAATCTTCCaggggaaaaagggggttttTGCCTGCTGTTTTCTGGAAggtggctggtggtgtggaGCTGTGTACCTAGGTAAGGGGGTTATTGTGTaaagggggttgtttgatCGGTGACACTTGACGTGTGTATtggaagacgatgatgataGGAGGTGCTGTTATGAATGCTGACAGTCAGGAATGGAGTGGTATGTCCTGACCAGAGCACAAGAAAGCACCTGGAGTGTGTATTGATGGTTAAAAGAAACGGGAAgagtggtgatgggaagAGACCCAGGACCATAGAACATGGAAGCAAATAGAGGTAGTGTGAGTGGGAAGGTGAGAAGGTACGGCCGCAGACCACCCAGACCAAGGC encodes the following:
- the cdc1 gene encoding DNA polymerase delta small subunit Cdc1 (BUSCO:EOG09263CUU; COG:L; EggNog:ENOG503NVJ1), which codes for MVKLEDIAGLGLLQAPPKTDSKNTDLERAPSNYKSLNTFALPRARQYQQQFADIYFLRLTKIKPAVEQIAHEAWDDTVLGGENANKVERVLDVRQGELCWVAGTVYMDMPLKPSILEDVSKDRWISAPTSVGHYYSEDGKDQVMLEDDSGRIRLVGEPLKNYFLVTGCIIAVMGTENANGEFEVIDLKFADLPPQPPRWALSDKKPKSEDVSMVDVGSPSKKIAIISGLEFSGFSTAYSAELKVLREFLAAQALDPETQSNEQSKISRLIIAGNSIAEASSSDPHSNNPNTKTHAKKYGYDASSYNPAPSQLLDSFLNELLPSLPITLLPGANDPANVSYPQQPIHSAMFPESRYYGPTPTHPDQAGWLDATTNPFESEIEGWRVLGTSGQNLDDICKYMEDPDRLGLMEAMCRWRCSAPTAPDTLWSYPFQDDEPFVMKECPHLYFVGSQPKFGSKVIEGPDGQMVRLVLVPKFSETKEVVLVDTETLDVSLVRLSTAS
- a CDS encoding uncharacterized protein (EggNog:ENOG503P796) translates to MSFRFIASHRQGGTNNTPGGRNMPPSSSGAGARITGGSNVGSSSSSSFRNNPPDHSAAAPNLQSIEFARWIFEQQRTVEMGVRNEQSSLSSSSPPVIVISDDEEGGGGGGGRRSSRSIRSVRRSGMAVKRRIDLVDGADGDTIVARPPGVGVNRGSEIIDLTSPSPPPPPRAPKRQRTTTTRYQNRNEPEEDTGDDLMWEIHALLGERYSHPRRPQPRPQPRPPAPVVEPSPSPSSEPQKPKHLQTLPLEILTKIYRHLLVSPKPIPVKDLFQEVIRAPPRRTRTRNPPTPRRAVLAMGEEPEREFSIEIGILLVNKQSFAQGIQILYGENTFSYLLRDPSAARTGGAARSRRDGQRNRIDWSRYGGLVRQVEIEMERNRTGGEYANLLRRALEKLRGLRLRELVLRLSPLYEREGEGRHLSVVSLFGRNAPVMRALRGVEVDFLRVGVNVNSHLIDGEEEDETEGEEEEGEEDDAVRPRRWALEMGIDLRWVGREMERLRREGVVGEGWENDEIIKQARVERGRRAEENLGRLRRLIEEACEMPEYVVKLGMRGGLWKTVEEAERLRQEERKRMEKKFDVDGYDDLDPTRKDVVELRKKVREEKEEEEKEGEEKEEEEDSNDEEYSDEESDEEEDSDEEDDDDDNTDSDEENDSDDDDDDDDDDDDDNEVVEEEEEEDWVEIKDIPLSRRLKSLVISIDKVGGGWKCFRI